From the Deltaproteobacteria bacterium genome, one window contains:
- a CDS encoding PHP domain-containing protein: MDIAFRNSGCIDLHIHSTASDGSFSPLEIIEAARKIGLRAVAITDHDTVDGSAEALSLPRSHSVEILSGIEISADFPRGTMHILGYLIRVDDSALRGTLKTVQDARAKRNLKIVGKLQDLGVDIRYNEVIEVSGGGQVGRPHIAQVLVHKGVVQSVDEAFKKFLRKGGGAYVSRYRLLPAEAIQMISQAGGVPVLAHPFTLNAKNETELESILVDLKQAGLKGVEVYNSDHTLEHKNRYERLALRHGLLLTGGTDFHGTAKPDIHLGIGKGNLRIPYRLVEELKKSIVKV, translated from the coding sequence ATGGATATAGCCTTCCGAAACTCCGGTTGTATTGACCTTCACATCCACTCGACTGCTTCTGACGGTTCGTTTTCACCTCTGGAGATCATTGAAGCAGCCCGGAAGATTGGCCTCAGGGCTGTAGCCATTACAGACCATGATACTGTTGACGGTTCAGCCGAGGCCTTAAGCCTCCCCCGCTCCCATTCTGTCGAAATTCTTTCCGGCATTGAAATCAGCGCCGATTTCCCCCGCGGCACCATGCATATTCTGGGTTATCTTATTCGGGTAGACGATTCGGCCTTGAGGGGAACTCTTAAAACCGTGCAAGACGCACGGGCGAAGAGAAATCTCAAGATCGTTGGAAAGCTCCAAGACCTTGGAGTGGACATACGATATAATGAGGTCATTGAGGTTTCGGGCGGGGGACAGGTTGGAAGGCCCCACATTGCTCAAGTATTGGTTCACAAAGGGGTTGTTCAGAGTGTTGATGAGGCCTTTAAGAAATTCTTAAGAAAAGGGGGGGGTGCATATGTTTCCAGGTATCGACTTTTGCCTGCTGAGGCTATCCAGATGATTTCGCAGGCAGGAGGAGTTCCCGTGCTGGCCCACCCGTTCACGCTTAATGCAAAAAACGAGACGGAATTGGAGAGTATTCTAGTTGACTTGAAGCAAGCCGGACTAAAAGGAGTGGAAGTCTACAATTCTGATCACACCCTCGAACACAAGAACCGCTACGAGAGGCTTGCGCTCCGCCACGGCCTGTTGCTCACAGGGGGGACGGATTTTCATGGCACGGCAAAGCCAGATATTCACCTTGGGATTGGAAAAGGAAATCTGCGCATTCCCTACAGACTTGTAGAGGAACTCAAGAAGAGTATCGTTAAAGTTTAG
- a CDS encoding SoxR reducing system RseC family protein, translated as MAQLITKTGIVRAIHGPMAVAVTQREPECESCKARHSCEALGGSGSNVEVRARNTAGAQVGDTVTIGLRSASLLKVSFYIYTVPILALIGGMLSGYLLAKIFSLGEDLMVGIVAGLALACSFVWLGKKGRELSRRQEFTPEIIAKKSPEKTISLS; from the coding sequence ATGGCACAGCTTATAACTAAGACTGGAATTGTAAGGGCAATCCACGGCCCAATGGCAGTGGCGGTAACCCAGCGTGAGCCGGAATGCGAGAGTTGCAAGGCCAGGCATAGCTGTGAAGCCCTCGGAGGATCCGGCTCCAATGTAGAGGTAAGGGCCCGCAACACAGCCGGGGCTCAGGTGGGAGACACCGTGACGATAGGCCTGCGAAGCGCTTCCCTGCTCAAAGTTTCGTTTTACATTTACACGGTACCGATATTGGCGCTTATTGGGGGCATGCTTTCCGGATACTTGCTGGCAAAGATATTCTCACTCGGCGAGGATCTGATGGTGGGTATCGTGGCAGGACTTGCACTTGCCTGTTCATTCGTGTGGCTTGGCAAAAAAGGACGTGAACTTTCCAGAAGACAGGAGTTTACGCCTGAAATTATAGCAAAAAAAAGCCCTGAAAAGACCATATCGCTTTCATAA